The genomic region CGCCGTCGCGTCGCTGGTGCCGCAGTTCAAGGAAAAGTTCGGCATCGATCTGAAGATCGACAACCAGCCGTACGACGCGTTGCAGCAGAAGGTCTTCTCCGAGTTCGCTTCCAGCAGCAGCTACTACGACATTGTCGTCGTCGACACTCCGTGGGCGCCGGCCCTGGTGCAGAACCTCGAACCCCTGAGCCAGTACCTTGAGAACGGGGCCCTGAACCCTGACGGCCCGCAGTCCAACGTGGGCGACTTCATCCCCAAGGTGTTCTACGACACAGCCGTCTACAACGTTGATTCCCCGATCAAACGCTACCCGGACCCCACGGCAAAGCCCGACGCTTCCGCGATAAAGAATGCAGGATTCGACGTGTACGGGATGCCGGTCCAGTCGAACGTGGCTGTCATGGCCTACCGCAGCGACCTGTTCAACGACCCGGCCCAGAAGGCGAATTTCAAGGCCAAGTACGGTAAGGATCTTACGGTCCCGAAGACCTGGGACGACTATGCCCAGGTGGCGGAGTTCTTTACCCAGCCGGATAAGAAGCTCTACGGCACCACGGTCATGGCGGGTGTCGGCGACTGGGCCACCGATGACTTCAAGACCCTGCTCGCATCCCAGGGCGGGGACGGGACCCTGGCGGACCAGAACGGCAAGCCCACGTTCGACACGCCCGAAGGAGTCCAGGCGCTGGATTACTACGCCAAGCTGGCGCAAAGCGGACATGTCCCCCCGGGCAGCACGTCAGCGGACTGGGGTACGACCGCCGAATCGTTCGGCAGCGGGCTGACCGCCATGACGATCAACTACCACGACCTCAAGCTCGGTGACAACGTCAAGGGCGGCACCATCGGCTATGCCCCGGTGCCCATCGCGAAGGCCGCCGGACCCCACTTCGGGACCTGGATGCTGAGCGTCAACAAGAATTCCAAGAACAAGGAATGGGCCTACCAGGCGGTCAGCTGGCTGACCGCCGCCGAGCAGCAAACAACGATGACCGCCAAGTCCCTGCACCCCAGCCGGACCTCCGTATTTGCCAGCATCAAGAGCGATAACCCCCTCGCACCCTTCTACCACACCCTCGGAAAATCCCTCGCAGAAGGCGTCGGCCGCGCACGGTTGACCAACTACACCGAACTCAGCCACGAGGTGGCCGTCGCGGTGAACAAGGCAGCAACCGGCGCTTCCTCGCCATCGGACGCCCTCAAGTCCGCGTCAGACAAGGTCTCGGCCCTCCTTAAATCGGCCGGCTACTAACCCCATCGGACCGTTCAAGGTCGCCCAAGGAGTATCGATTATGAAAGCAACCGCCGCACCATTGGATGCGACCTTGACGGTTGACGCTTCCCGCCGCGCGGACGGCCTTGCCACGGCCGGCCCGCGCGGCAGGAAGCCGCTGACCTGGAAAAAACGTTCGACCCCGTGGGTCTACATGGCCCCGGCCATGTTTGTCCTGCTGCTAATGACGGTGGCCCCGGCCATTTTTATCTTCTACTCGGCCTTCCGAAACGACAAGATCCTCGGGGGCGTGGGCAAATTCGTCGGACTGGATAACTTCATCACGGCGGTCACCAATGCCTCAGTCCAGCACGCATTCCTGATCACGTTCGGCTTCGTTGCGGTCGCGGTGATCCTGGAGATGATCCTGGGCTTCGCCCTGGCACTCCCGCTAGCGGCCCAGACCCGCGCCAACAAGGTCGGGGCTGCGCTCATGCTGCTGCCGTTCGCCGTCACGCCGGCGGTCGCCGCAATGGTCTTCAAGCAGCTGCTGAACCCCAACTACGGGTGGTTGGGCTACTACCTCGGCGTCTTCGGATTCCCCAAAGGCGTCGACCTGCTCGGTGATCCGACATCGGCATGGATCGTACTGGTCATTCTCGACATGTGGCAGTGGACCCCGTTCATCGCCCTGATCCTGATGGCCGGCCTTCAGTCCCTGCCGGGGGAACCCAGGGAAGCAGCCATGGTCGACGGAGCGACCCCATGGCAGATGTTCCGGCACATCACCTTTCCGGCCATGGTGCCGTTCATTGCCATCGCTGCCGTGCTGCGGACCATCCAGGCCTTCAAAACCTTCGATTCATTCAAGATCCTCACCGGTGGCGGTCCCGGTGAGTCCACCGAGATCATCAACCTAGGCATTTTCCGCGTCGGCCTTCAAAGCTTCAACGTCGGTCTCGCCTGCGCGCTGGGCGTGGTCTTCCTGATCATCCTCTCGCTCCTTATCCCCTTCATGCTGCGTATCATCGGCCGCCGAGCAGACCCTGAGGAAATGTAATGACAACGACATCATCAACCAGCCGCGGGGGTACCGTGGCACGCGTCATCATCGGACGTACCTTCCTGTGGGCATGGCTCCTGGTCGGCCTTGTGCCGCTGCTGTTCATGTTCATCACCTCCATCAAGCCGGCCGGGATCGCCAACCAGATCCCCCCGGCCTGGATCTTCCAGCCGACCCTGGACAACTACGCCTCCGTACTGTCAGCGGGCGGCGGCAAATCCGAAAGCTTCGGTCAGCTGCTCACCAATAGTGCAATCGTCAGTCTCGGTGCCACCGCCCTGGCAATCGTTGTGGGGGTCCCTGCCGCATATGCCCTGACTATGAGGGATTTCCGGGCCCGCAAGGGGCTCTCATCCTGGATCCTGTCGACCTACATGTTCCCTCCCATCGTCGCCGTCATCCCGGTCTTCGTCTTCGCCGGCAAGCTCGGGCTCATGGACACCTATCCGGCCCTGATCATCCCGTACGCTGCCTTCAACCTGCCCATCGTGGTGTGGATCCTGCGCAGCTCGATCCTGCAGCTGCCCTATGAGATCCAGGAAGCAGCCATGGTCGACGGGGCCTCGACAGGGAACGTGCTCCGCCGGATCATTTGGCCCCTGCTCGTGCCGTCCGTCGCGACGGCCGCTGTACTGACCATCGTCCTGTCGTGGAACGAATTTCTGTTCGCCCTGTCCCTGACCCGCAGCGGAGCGAAGACCGCTCCGGTGGGCCTGCAGCAGTTCACCGGTATGTACGGCACGGACTGGGGCAACATCACCGCGGCCGCAACCCTGATCGTCGCGCCCATCCTGGTGCTCATGGTCGTGCTGCGCCGCCAGATGGTCGCCGGCCTCACCTTCGGTGCAGTCAAGTAAATGAGTATTGGAGAAGAAAAGATGAAAGCAGTCATCCTCCCCGGTGACAAAAGAGTCACCGTCGTGGAACGCGACGTCCCGGAGCCGGGACCGCATGAGGTGTTGGTGAGGACCCGTGCCTCCGCGATCTGCCGCAGCGACATGAGCATCTACTACGGCACCCCGATCGTCGGCGGTGAAAGCGCCGGCCACGGTTCGGTGATACCTGGGCACGAGGCAGCCGGCGAAGTCGTCAAGGTCGGGAACGCCGTGACCCACGTCAAAGAAGGCGACCGTGTTGCGGGCTACCTTGCCCTGGGCTGCGGATTCTGCGAGTACTGCCTCAGCGGCTACATGATGCTGTGTGACGAGTGGAAATGCTTCGGTTTCGACGTCCACGGCGGTGACGCCGACTACTTCGTGCTCCCCGAACGCAACTGTCTTCAGCTCCCTGACGAACTCAGCTTCCGCGCCGGGGCGGTCATGACGGACATGGTCGGCAGCCAGTACCATGTGCAGAAGCAACTCGGCGTGGCCGGCGGAAAAACCGTAGCCATCTTCGGCATGGGACCAATGGGATCGGCCGCGGTACTCATCGGCAAGGCCTTCGGCGCCCGTGTCGTCGCCGTCGACGTCATCGACCACCGGCTCGAACAGGCCAGCTCGCTCGGCGCGGACGCCGTCATCAACAGCACGACAGCCGACGCCGTCCAGCAGATCCGGGACCTCACCCAGGGCCGCGGAGCGGACGTCTGCATCGATTGTTCCGGCAACCCCGCCGGGCAGAACTCTGCCCTGGAGGCCGCCGCCAAGCTCGGCGCCGTCGCTTTCGTCGGTGAGTCGCGGGCCACGCAGATCAACCCCAGCGACCAGATGCTCAGAAAACTGCTCACCGTCGTCGGCGGCTGGTACTTCCCCATCAGCGACTGGGAAGAAATCGTCCGCCTCGTCATAGACCAGGAAATTCCGGTCGAAAAGCTCATCAGCCACGACTTTTCCATCGATCAGGCCGAGGAAGCCTTCCGCGCTTTCGACCAGCGCGAAACCGAAAAAGCCGTCTTCGTCTGGTAATTCCTGTCAGACCCTCCAAGGAGAGAGAACCCATGTTCAGATATGCCGCCGAGCTCGTCCCATACCACGACTACGGCTTCGAAGACTCGATCCGCGACCTTGCCGACATAGGCTTCAAGGAAGTCAACCTCTGGTCCTCCGCAGCACCGCTGGCCCACCACGTCGCTCCGGGAGATGACCCCAGCAAAATCCTTGGAGTGCTGGACAAGTACGGGGTCAAACCCTGCGGCCTCACCGTCTACGGAAAGACCCAGGACGAAATCCTTGAACGCGTCGATTTCGCCGCGGACCTCGGAATCGACACCCTCGTCTTCGACTGCGAAGCCAACTACTCCGACTTCGTCTCCACCTTCCTGCCACCCATCGTCGAAGCAGGAGCGCGTCGAGGAGTCAGGATCGCGGTCGAAAACCATCTCACCGTCCCTTTCGCCGCCGATTTCGAATCCGGTGCCAACGAAGACCAGCGATGGGACGAAGGCGTGGACACCCTCGCACAGATGAAACGGCTCATCCGCGACATCGACGACCCCTATCTCGGCGTCTGCATCGCTCCCCCGCACCTGTGGGTGATGCAGGACACCATCAGCGCAGCGATCACGTTCCTCGCCGAACGCAAGCGGCTCTTCTACTACTACATCTGGGACATCGACCGCGCCTACCGCCACGGCAAAGACGGGCTGAACTTCGGTCCCGCCGACCAGCAACTCCCCCGCCCCGACGGAACACTTGACCATTCCGTAATGCTGGAAACGCTGCACAGGGTCGGGTATGAAGGCGTCGCCAGTCTCAAATGCCATGGCACGCAGGGATGGAGCTTCGAAAAAATCGGTGAACACCTTCGGGCGTCCGACGCCTACGTCAGGGACTGCATGAAGAAATCCCACGCCCTCTGAGAATCCCGGACTCACCACATGGTCCGGGGTCTGCAGCGGCAATCGCCAGTATTTTCCTGGCCGTACCCGATCTGCAGTCCCCGGACCTCAAGAACGGACATCCGAAAAGGCAGCAAGTGCTGTCATAGCAGGACCGACAACCTTTGATCCGGAGGCGTCGGCCCGAAACGGCGATCCGACCCGAACCGGACAATCCAGTAAAGCCAAGGAGCCTGATATGCCCCGCCCGTACACCCTGTTCACCGGCCAGTGGGCCGACCTGCCCTTCGAGGAAGTCGCCAGGCTCGCGTCCGGCTGGGGCTACGACGGCCTCGAAATCGCTGTCTCCGGCGACCATCTGGACGCCTGGCGCTGGGACGAACCCGGTTACGTCGAGTCCAAACTCGCCGTCCTGGAAAAGTACAACCTGAAGGTCTGGGCGATCTCCAACCACCTCAAGGGCCAGGCCGTCTGCGATGACCCGATCGACTTCCGCCACGAAGCGATCGTCGGATCCAAGGTCTGGGGCGACGGCGACCCCGAAGGCGTCCGGCAGCGCGCGGCCGAGGAAATGAAACACACCGCCCGCCTCGCCAAGGCCCTCGGCGTGGACACCGTCGTCGGCTTCACCGGCTCCTCCATCTGGCAATACGTCGCGATGTTCCCGCCCGTCCCGGAAAAAGTCATCGACGCCGGCTACCAGGACTTCGCCGACCGCTGGAACCCCATCCTGGACGTCTTCGACGAATGCGGCGTCCGCTTCGCCCACGAAGTCCACCCGAGCGAGATCGCCTACGACTACTGGACCACCGTCCGCACTCTGGAAGCGATCGGCCACCGCGAAGCGTTCGGGCTGAACTGGGACCCCTCCCACTTCATGTGGCAGGGCATCGACCCCGTCTCCTTCATCTGGGACTTCAAGGATCGGATCTACCACGTGGACTGCAAGGACACCAAGCTGCGCCCCACCGGCCGCAACACCGTCCTCGGCTCCCACCTGCCCTGGGGCGACCCCCGCCGCGGCTGGGACTTCGTCTCCGCCGGACGCGGCGACGTCCCCTGGGAATCCTCCTTCCGCGCGCTCACCGCCATTGGCTACACCGGACCCATCTCGGTGGAATGGGAAGACGCCGGCATGGACCGCCTGCACGGCGCCCCCGAAGCCCTCGCCGCGCTGAAGAAGTTCGACTTCCCCGCGTCCCAGACCAGCTTCGACGCCGCCTTCAGCAGCAAGGACTGAATGGGACGGCGGGCCTAACCCGCAGCCCAGCACCTGGCCAGGATTGCAGGAAGCGATCCCGGCAGCCAACGTGCCCGAAGCCACATCGGCCATTCCAGGACAGGAACACATGAACGCTCCAGTTATCGGCATAGACATCGGAGGCACCGGAATCAAAGGAGGCCTCGTAGACCCAACAAGAGGCAAACTCCTAGGCGAACCCGTGTGCGTACCAACGCCTCAGCCAGCAACCCCCAAAGCCGTTGCCCAAGCCGTTGCCCTGCTGGTGGCCGACGTGTCGGTCTATCCGGAAGCTCCGGCAGCCGATTCGCCCATGGGTGTCACATTCCCCGGCATCATCCGCCATGGCGTGGTCCACTCCGCAGCGAACATGGACAGAAGCTGGCTGAACACCGACATCAACGAACTCCTGACCACCCGACTGGGACGGCGAGTGGAGGTCATCAACGACGCCGATGCCGCTGGCCTTGCCGAAACGCGCTACGGTGCCGGGGCTGGAGTTTCCGGGGCCGTCCTCGTGATCACGCTGGGTACGGGCATCGGGTCCGCGCTCATCCTTAACGGGCAACTCGTGCCGAACGTCGAGCTCGGACACCTGGAAGTTGACGGCTGCAGAGCCGAAACAACGACGTCAGCCGTGGCGCGCGAACGGGACCAACTTTCCTGGGAAGAGTACAGCGTCCTGCTGCAGCGCTACTTCTCACACGTGGAATTCCTGCTGTCACCCGAACTCTTCATCGTCGGCGGCGGCATCTCTCAGCGCGCAAGCGAATACTTACCCCACCTCAAACTCCAGACCACCATCGTGCCCGCGGTTTTCCGCAATGAAGCAGGCATAGTCGGGGCAGCGATCCAAGCGTTTGCTCCGGAACACCGTTGATTGGAAGCAGCAGCATTGGATCCGCCTCAACCAGCGCCCCTCACCTGAACCTACCGAGCCCAAAGGAACCTGCCATGGCCCGCCCCTATGTCCCGTTCACCGGCCAATTGGCCGACCAGCCCTTCGAAGAAGTCTCGCCTGGCCTCCGGCTGGGTTTTGTTGGGGTGGAGGTCGCCGTTTCCGGCGGCCATCTGGATCCCTGTGAGCGAGGCCGATCGAACTCCACACCTTCCCTGCGGGACCGCGGCAGCCCCCGCCCATCGGTGCCACATCAACCCCGGCTACTGAGGAGACGCCAGCTAAAGACCAAGCGGCTGCATCGTCGAGTCCGCGGGCCGTGTGTGGTAGGCGATCCCGCGCGGAGACAGCACTTGTTCGATGCCGGAGATCATTCCGCCAATCAGGCCTGCTTCGTTTCCAAGCGTACTGTGTACCAACGAGAGTTTGCGTGTCGCTAGAGGTTGGGCCTGTTGGTAAACGACGCTCCGGACTTGGGCAAGAATGTCTTCGGTGCATTGTGTGACGGCACCCGCCAGGACTATCCGGGCCGGATTACAAAAGTTCACCAAATCGGCAACAACTTGCCCAACGATGGTGGCGCTGTCCCGCACGACGTTTACGGTGGCGGGGTCGCCCCGTACCAGCAGTTCGAATAGTTGCTCCTCACCTATTTCATCATTGCGTATGGCGGAGACCCGCGCGGCCATCGCACTGATGGACGCCACCGCTTCCAAGCAGCCGTGGCTGCCGCAGCGGCAGAGCATGTCCTTCATGTCAGGTACTTTGCTGTGGCCGATGTCGGCGGCAGCGCCGTCGGCTCCGTGCAGAAGGTGGCCGGTCTCGCTGACGAACCCGCCGCCCACACCTGTGCCGATACTGATCATCAGCAGCGGCAGGTGCTCGCCCCTGTACGAGCGGGCCTCGCCCAGGGCCATCAGGTGGACATCGTTATCGACGATCACGTCGCATCCGAAATGACGAGCGAAGTAACCGCAGACCCCAAATCCGTCCCAGCCAGGCATCAGCGGGGGTCGAACGGCCATCCCGAGCTTGGCGTCGACGGGTCCTGGCAGCCCGACTGAAATGACGAGAACATCCCGGATGCCCAAGCCACCGTCCGCGAGCATCGCCTCAAAAGCCGAGGCTATTGCGCCCAGTAGCTCGTTGGGGCCGGCCGTGACTTCCATCTTGATTTCGCCGCGGGAAACGACTTGCTTGTCCAGGGTTGTGACAGCCAGCCTGGTCGCGCGCGAGGAGACATCGGCTACCAGAACGACGCCTTTGGCGGGGCTGATACGAAAAGCTTGGGCGGGTCGCCCTCGGCTGCCTTGGGGGCCAGGTCCTGCGTCTTCGATCAGCCCGTATTGCAGCAAGACGCTGAGGTGGTTCTCGATAGTGGAGCGGGCGAGCCCAGTGGCTTTGACTAGTTCCGTTCTCGTCACAGTGTCCTCGTCGGCTATCAGCCGGGCGACGACGCTCCGCGCTGCCACAGCATCAGGCGCCAGATTCTGGTCCTGATGCAGGAGGCCGACTTCAGTCCACAAGGATCCCATGGCACGCTCCACATTTCGTAGGTTTTATGTTGAAAACAGAATAAATCAGGCAGTTTTTTTCCATTCTCGATCTCTTTTAGGGTGAACCCATGATCTATTCGATGATAGACGCAGTCGTCTACAGCATCCAACGGCTTGCGGAGGATTAAATGGCCCCGCGTTTAGCCGTCAAGAATCTGTCCAAGCACTTCCTGGGCGTGCAGGCCCTTTACGACGTGAGTTTTGAACTCCATCCCGGTCAGGTTTTGGCCCTTATCGGAGAGAACGGTGCCGGGAAGTCCACACTGATCCGCATCCTTTCCGGAGCACACCAGCCAGACGCGGGTGAGGTGACGATGAACGGCCGACCTGTGCAGATCCACGGGCCGAAGGACTCCGAAGCCCACGGGATTGCCACGGTCTACCAGGAGCTGAATCTTTTCCCGGACCTCACAGTGGCGGAAAACTTGGTATTCGGGGCATACCCTCGCAAAGGCGTAATCGACTGGAAGACAGCGAAGCACGAAGCACGGGATTTTCTGGGAAGTCTTGGACTCAACGTCGACGTCAATCGTAAGGTGCGTCAGTTGAGTGTGGCCGAAAAACAGATGCTCGAGATTGCCAAGTCGCTGCACCGTAATGCCCAAGTGCTCATTCTAGATGAACCCACAGCTGTACTCGGAGGCGAGGACGTCGACCATCTTCTGAAGCTGATCCACGGCTTGAAGGAACGGGGCG from Arthrobacter globiformis harbors:
- a CDS encoding ABC transporter substrate-binding protein; translation: MIRSLDRVKRSRIVAGLGAALTVTLLATACTGGSSAPSAAAAKPAELRMLYTTDEANSAAVASLVPQFKEKFGIDLKIDNQPYDALQQKVFSEFASSSSYYDIVVVDTPWAPALVQNLEPLSQYLENGALNPDGPQSNVGDFIPKVFYDTAVYNVDSPIKRYPDPTAKPDASAIKNAGFDVYGMPVQSNVAVMAYRSDLFNDPAQKANFKAKYGKDLTVPKTWDDYAQVAEFFTQPDKKLYGTTVMAGVGDWATDDFKTLLASQGGDGTLADQNGKPTFDTPEGVQALDYYAKLAQSGHVPPGSTSADWGTTAESFGSGLTAMTINYHDLKLGDNVKGGTIGYAPVPIAKAAGPHFGTWMLSVNKNSKNKEWAYQAVSWLTAAEQQTTMTAKSLHPSRTSVFASIKSDNPLAPFYHTLGKSLAEGVGRARLTNYTELSHEVAVAVNKAATGASSPSDALKSASDKVSALLKSAGY
- a CDS encoding carbohydrate ABC transporter permease, translating into MKATAAPLDATLTVDASRRADGLATAGPRGRKPLTWKKRSTPWVYMAPAMFVLLLMTVAPAIFIFYSAFRNDKILGGVGKFVGLDNFITAVTNASVQHAFLITFGFVAVAVILEMILGFALALPLAAQTRANKVGAALMLLPFAVTPAVAAMVFKQLLNPNYGWLGYYLGVFGFPKGVDLLGDPTSAWIVLVILDMWQWTPFIALILMAGLQSLPGEPREAAMVDGATPWQMFRHITFPAMVPFIAIAAVLRTIQAFKTFDSFKILTGGGPGESTEIINLGIFRVGLQSFNVGLACALGVVFLIILSLLIPFMLRIIGRRADPEEM
- a CDS encoding carbohydrate ABC transporter permease; this translates as MTTTSSTSRGGTVARVIIGRTFLWAWLLVGLVPLLFMFITSIKPAGIANQIPPAWIFQPTLDNYASVLSAGGGKSESFGQLLTNSAIVSLGATALAIVVGVPAAYALTMRDFRARKGLSSWILSTYMFPPIVAVIPVFVFAGKLGLMDTYPALIIPYAAFNLPIVVWILRSSILQLPYEIQEAAMVDGASTGNVLRRIIWPLLVPSVATAAVLTIVLSWNEFLFALSLTRSGAKTAPVGLQQFTGMYGTDWGNITAAATLIVAPILVLMVVLRRQMVAGLTFGAVK
- a CDS encoding zinc-binding dehydrogenase: MKAVILPGDKRVTVVERDVPEPGPHEVLVRTRASAICRSDMSIYYGTPIVGGESAGHGSVIPGHEAAGEVVKVGNAVTHVKEGDRVAGYLALGCGFCEYCLSGYMMLCDEWKCFGFDVHGGDADYFVLPERNCLQLPDELSFRAGAVMTDMVGSQYHVQKQLGVAGGKTVAIFGMGPMGSAAVLIGKAFGARVVAVDVIDHRLEQASSLGADAVINSTTADAVQQIRDLTQGRGADVCIDCSGNPAGQNSALEAAAKLGAVAFVGESRATQINPSDQMLRKLLTVVGGWYFPISDWEEIVRLVIDQEIPVEKLISHDFSIDQAEEAFRAFDQRETEKAVFVW
- a CDS encoding sugar phosphate isomerase/epimerase family protein, with protein sequence MFRYAAELVPYHDYGFEDSIRDLADIGFKEVNLWSSAAPLAHHVAPGDDPSKILGVLDKYGVKPCGLTVYGKTQDEILERVDFAADLGIDTLVFDCEANYSDFVSTFLPPIVEAGARRGVRIAVENHLTVPFAADFESGANEDQRWDEGVDTLAQMKRLIRDIDDPYLGVCIAPPHLWVMQDTISAAITFLAERKRLFYYYIWDIDRAYRHGKDGLNFGPADQQLPRPDGTLDHSVMLETLHRVGYEGVASLKCHGTQGWSFEKIGEHLRASDAYVRDCMKKSHAL
- a CDS encoding sugar phosphate isomerase/epimerase family protein, yielding MPRPYTLFTGQWADLPFEEVARLASGWGYDGLEIAVSGDHLDAWRWDEPGYVESKLAVLEKYNLKVWAISNHLKGQAVCDDPIDFRHEAIVGSKVWGDGDPEGVRQRAAEEMKHTARLAKALGVDTVVGFTGSSIWQYVAMFPPVPEKVIDAGYQDFADRWNPILDVFDECGVRFAHEVHPSEIAYDYWTTVRTLEAIGHREAFGLNWDPSHFMWQGIDPVSFIWDFKDRIYHVDCKDTKLRPTGRNTVLGSHLPWGDPRRGWDFVSAGRGDVPWESSFRALTAIGYTGPISVEWEDAGMDRLHGAPEALAALKKFDFPASQTSFDAAFSSKD
- the ppgK gene encoding polyphosphate--glucose phosphotransferase; the encoded protein is MNAPVIGIDIGGTGIKGGLVDPTRGKLLGEPVCVPTPQPATPKAVAQAVALLVADVSVYPEAPAADSPMGVTFPGIIRHGVVHSAANMDRSWLNTDINELLTTRLGRRVEVINDADAAGLAETRYGAGAGVSGAVLVITLGTGIGSALILNGQLVPNVELGHLEVDGCRAETTTSAVARERDQLSWEEYSVLLQRYFSHVEFLLSPELFIVGGGISQRASEYLPHLKLQTTIVPAVFRNEAGIVGAAIQAFAPEHR
- a CDS encoding ROK family transcriptional regulator; translation: MGSLWTEVGLLHQDQNLAPDAVAARSVVARLIADEDTVTRTELVKATGLARSTIENHLSVLLQYGLIEDAGPGPQGSRGRPAQAFRISPAKGVVLVADVSSRATRLAVTTLDKQVVSRGEIKMEVTAGPNELLGAIASAFEAMLADGGLGIRDVLVISVGLPGPVDAKLGMAVRPPLMPGWDGFGVCGYFARHFGCDVIVDNDVHLMALGEARSYRGEHLPLLMISIGTGVGGGFVSETGHLLHGADGAAADIGHSKVPDMKDMLCRCGSHGCLEAVASISAMAARVSAIRNDEIGEEQLFELLVRGDPATVNVVRDSATIVGQVVADLVNFCNPARIVLAGAVTQCTEDILAQVRSVVYQQAQPLATRKLSLVHSTLGNEAGLIGGMISGIEQVLSPRGIAYHTRPADSTMQPLGL